The proteins below come from a single Elgaria multicarinata webbii isolate HBS135686 ecotype San Diego chromosome 11, rElgMul1.1.pri, whole genome shotgun sequence genomic window:
- the LOC134405416 gene encoding olfactory receptor 14A16-like → MANLTRVSEFLLHGFPDTQELQVFHTSIFLIIYLVALIENLLIITAIIYSHQLHTPMYFFLANLSFQDFGSISVTVPKAITNSLMNTEAISYSGCVCQVFFLVFFMISHLFLLGGMAYDRYVAICKPLHYETVMNKKTCIQMATSAWISGLFYSTLYTGNTFTVQFCSNIVNQFFCEIPKLLKISCSDPYFPEVWVMTFSSCLAFINFALITFSYVQIFRAVLKIPSTQGKQKAFSTCLPHLIVISLFLVSGHSAYLKPISNSPSVVDLLLSMLYCIVPPVMNPLIYSMRNKELKMAFWKMIVNILPRFLHRKGSPVPAL, encoded by the coding sequence ATGGCAAACTTGACAAGAGTGAGTGAATTCCTTCTCCATGGATTCCCTGATACTCAGGAGTTGCAGGTTTTTCATACCAGCATTTTTCTAATAATTTATTTGGTGGCCCTCATAGAAAACCTTCTTATCATCACAGCCATCATTTATAGCCACCAGCTCCATACACCCATGTACTTCTTTCTGGCCAACCTGTCATTCCAAGACTTTGGCTCCATATCTGTCACAGTTCCCAAGGCTATAACAAATTCCTTGATGAACACCGAAGCCATTTCTTACTCCGGATGTGTCTGCCAAGTTTTCTTCCTTGTGTTCTTTATGATATCCCACTTGTTCCTCCTTGGTGGCATGGCATACGACCGCTATGTTGCCATATGCAAGCCACTGCACTACGAGACTGTCATGAACAAGAAAacctgcatccaaatggcaaccagTGCATGGATCAGTGGACTTTTCTATTCAACATTGTATACTGGAAATACATTCACAGTGCAGTTCTGTTCCAATATAGTCAACCAGTTCTTTTGCGAAATTCCAAAACTGCTCAAGATTTCCTGCTCTGACCCATATTTTCCAGAAGTATGGGTGATGACCTTCAGTTCATGTTTAGCCTTCATTAATTTTGCTCTCATCACTTTTTCTTATGTTCAGATCTTCAGAGCCGTTCTAAAAATCCCATCTACACAAGGGAAGCAAAAAGCCTTTTCAACCTGCCTGCCACATCTCATTGTCATCTCCCTGTTTCTGGTGAGTGGTCACTCTGCCTACTTAAAGCCAATATCCAACTCACCATCGGTCGTAGATCTCTTGCTTTCTATGCTGTACTGTATAGTGCCACCAGTTATGAACCCACTGATCTATAGCATGAGGAACAAAGAACTCAAAATGGCCTTTTGGAAGATGATTGTCAACATTTTGCCTAGATTTTTGCACAGAAAAGGTTCTCCTGTGCCTGCATTATAA